GTGCCCAAGATATCCGTGGTGGTGCGAAAAAGCATTGGCGCTGCCTACGGTAATATGTGCGGGCCCAACATGGGCGGTGATTTAGTGGTGGCCTGGCCCACGGCGCAGATCAGCTTCACCGGGGATGAAGTCGGGGTGAACGTGGTCTATGGCCGGCAGCTGGCGGAGTCGGAAAATCCTGAGCAAGAAAGAAAAGAACTATTAAAGCAATGGTCTTATAACAGCGCGCCATACAAGGCCGCGGCCAGGCACCTGATTGACGATGTCATTGATCCCAGAGACACCCGCAAGTTCCTGTGTCAGGCCCTGGAATATTCCTGTGCGAAAAACAGGTCCAAGAGTCAGCGGCTGCTGGCTAATTGGCCGACAGGATATTAAAAATAGTACGCCTCCGAACGAACAATAACAGATAGGTTAAACCCGACATTGATGACACACCCCGTCGCGTCCAACTAGGAAAAAAGTATTAGTTTCTCACCTAAAAAAACCCTAGAGAATAGTACTTTCTTCGTATTGACATATTAAATGCGTTTGTAGCTTAATGGTAAATACCGGAGATAATTAAACCGAGTCAGGATGGGCGTCCTGGCCGGTTCGGGAGCGATGGCCGAACTGACAACTAACTCCAACCTATCCCCGGCGCCTTCTTGCTCCTTGGTTCTGGCCTCATTAGTCTTATAGGATTGAAGAAAAAGTTCTTTAGCTAACCAAACTTCAATCATCTCCTACCCCCAGGCAGGGTCGGAAACGGCCCTGCCATTTCTTTATGATTCCCCAAAGCAACTTTCCTTATGGGCTAAATCCCTCGCGCCTACCGGTCCATTGGCTCTGAACCTTATTTATAGCTCTTTTCGTCCCACGCGGGTCAGGGTGGCTCGCGAAGGGGGTCTCTCTGATAATAAAAATTATATGAGTCAAAAAGATTGACTTTCAAGGGGTGTTTGGGGAGTATAAAATAGCTTAAGCGATCATTATAATAGAAATTGTATGCCTTGGGCTTGTTAAACGGGTGCAAAGATTGAGAGAAAATTTTTATAGCTGATGGCATTTTGCTTTATAAAGCATGAAATGAAAAAAGCAGAGGATGGATCAATGAAGGCTCGAACACGCCGCTTGTTGGTTATTTTCATTTTTTTTCTTATTTTTATCCCGGGGCACTCTCAGGCCGCGCAAGACGTGACCATAACTCACGCTCTGGCCATGAGCGGCACACCCAGGTATCCAGCCGGATTTACTCATTTTGATTATGTAAACCCTCACGCACCCAAAGGCGGATCAGCGAGGTTATCCGCCGTTGGAACTTTTGATAGCTTCAATCCCTTCATTGCCAAGGGCGTTTCCGTTTCAGGGAATCTTTTGATTTATGATTCACTTACTGTCGCCTCATCTGATGAGCCGTTCACACAATATGGTTTAATCGCAGAAAAGATCGAGATACCCGGGGATCGGTCCTGGGTGATCTATCATATTAATCCGCAAGCTCGATTTCACGATGGCAAACCAATAACCGCTCATGATGTTGTTTTCACATTTAATGTGCTTATGTCAAAGGGATCTCCTCTTTACAAGAAATACTACGCTGATGTCGAAAAGGTTAAGGCCTTAGACAAGCTTCGAGTAAAATTTCATCTCGGTCAAAAACCCAATCCTGAACTGGCGTTGATTCTCGGACAAATAAATGTCCTCCCCAAACATTACTGGGAAAATCGCGATTTCTCAAAAACCACGCTCGATATCCCTCTGGGCAGCGGGCCTTATAAGATTTCAAAATTTAAACCCGGACATTCCGTCACCTACGAGCGCGTGAAAGACTACTGGGCCAAAAACCATCCTGTGAACAAAGGCCGCTTTAACTTCAACACGATCACGATTGATTATTATCGCGACGCTACGGTGGCGCTGCACGCATTTAAATCCGGTGAATACGACTTCCGGCTTGAGAATATCGCCAAGAATTGGGCGACCGCATATACCGGCCCAGCGGTTGACAACGGACTCATTATCAAGGAGGAAATAAAGCACGAACAGAATCAAGGCATGCAGTGCTTTGTCTTTAACACTCGCCGGTCTTTCTTCAAGGACAGGAAGGTTCGTCAGGCCCTGGCCTATGCCTTTGACTTTGAATGGAGCAACAAGACCTTTTTTTATAATCAGTACAGGCGCAGCGCCAGCTTTTTTTCCAACTCCGAGTTGGCCTCAAGCGGGCTGCCGTCACCTGAGGAGCTAGCCATTCTTGAGCCGTTCAGGGGGCGGCTGCCTCAGGAGGTATTTACCAAAGAGTACATCCCGCCGAAGACTGAAGGCTCCGGGGACATCCGAGGCAATCTCCGGCAGGCCGTGAGATTGTTAAAAGAAGCTGGATGGGTCATAAAAAAGAAAAAGCTTACCAATATTCAGACTGGAAGAATCTTGAAATTTGAGATTCTCCTTATTTCCCCCTCGTTTGAACGTATTGTCTTGCCATTCAGAAAAAATCTATCCAGGCTCGGTATTGTAACAACCTCCCGGGTCGTGGACACATCCCAGTATATCAACCGGCTCAATGAGTTTGATTTCGACATGATCGTCTTTTCTTTTGGTCAATCTCTGTCCCCGGGCAACGAACAAAGGTATTTCTGGCATTCAAGTTCCGCCGACATCCCCGGGAGCAGGAATTATATCGGCCTGAAGAACCCGGTGGTTGATGCCTTGGTGGACCTGATAATCCAAGCTCCTAGCCGAAAGGACCTCGTTAACAGAACAAAGGCACTGGACCGCGTTCTGCTCTGGGGCCACTATGTTATTCCTCAATGGCACCTGAACTACTTCCGCGTGGCGTACTGGAACAAATTTTCACATCCCCAAAAGACGCCTAAATACGACCTGGATTTTTACAGCTGGTGGATAAATCCTCAGAAGAAAAAAGTTTCTTTGAGGTAAAATAGTCAACGAGGAACCCCGCCAAAAAAAATGATCGCCTATATTATTCGACGCCTTCTCCTTATCATTCCAACCCTGCTCGGGATCATGACCATCAATTTTATTGTTATTCAGGCCGCGCCGGGAGGGCCTGTCGAGCAGATGATTGCCAGGATTCAGGGCGAGGATGTCAGGGCCACCGAACGGTTTGCCGGAAGCACGCGGGGGGAAACGTTAAAGACTGAGTCTTCCTTGAGTTCAAAAAGCAGGTACAGGGGCGCCCAGGGTCTGGCGCCCGAACTTATCAAAGAGATAGAACAGCTTTACGGGTTTGACAAACCTACCCACATCCGGTTTTTCACGATGCTAGTGAATTACATGAAGTTTGACTTTGGGGAGAGTTTTTTCCGTAATCAAAAGGTTATCAGTCTCATAATTTCTAAAATGCCTGTATCCATTTCTTTGGGGATCTGGAGTACCCTCCTGATCTATACCATCTCTATTCCTTTAGGCGTCCGCAAAGCGGTCAAACACGGCACGCACTTCGACGTCTGGACCAGCACGGCCGTCATAGTGGGCAATGCCATCCCGGTTTTCCTTTTCGCGATCATGCTGATCGTCTTCTTTTCCGGGGGGAGTTATTTTGACTGGTTCCCCTTGCGCGGCCTGACCTCTGACAATTTCGATTCACTTTCACTCATGGGGAAGATTGCCGATTATTTCTGGCACCTGACTCTTCCCATTACCGCCATGGTCATAGGAGGCTTCGCCACCTTGACCATACTGACTAAGAATTCGTTTCTGGATGAGATCGGGAAGCAGTATGTTATCACCGCCAGAGCCAAAGGGCTGACCGAAAAGAGGGTCCTGTATGGACATGTGTTCCGGAACGCCATGTTGATCATCATCGCCGGTTTCCCCTCGGCGTTCATCAGCATGTTCTTTACTGGATCGCTCCTGATCGAAGTTATTTTTTCTTTGGACGGTCTGGGGTTACTGGGATTTGAGTCCACCATTAACCGCGATTATCCGGTGATGTTCGCTACCTTATATATATTCACCCTGATCGGGCTTCTGATGAAGCTAATCAGCGATATTACCTATACTGTTGTTGACCCGCGCATAGACTTTGAATCGAGAAATTAATAACTTCTGATGAATACTCAAAAACGCTTTCAATTAAATCCGATCAACAGACGCCGCTGGCTAAACTTTAAGGCCAACCGCCGCGGCCACTTCTCGTTATGGATTTTTTTGTTTCTTTTTATTTTCTGCCTGTTTGCCGAGTTCATTGCCAACGATAAACCTCTGATTATCTATTATGACTCTAAGATTTTTTTACCTGTATTTATAGAATACCCGGAAACCGTTTTTGGCGGCGAATTTGAGACCGAGGCCGACTATCGTGATCCATTTGTTCTGGATCTTATCCGGGAAAAAGGCTGGGCCGTCTGGCCGCTTATCCGTTACAGTTATGACACCATAAATTATAATCTGCCCGTGGCCGCGCCGGCGCCGCCCTCGGCTGAAAACTGGCTGGGCACTGACGATCAGGGCCGGGACATCGTGGCCCGGCTGATATACGGTTTCAGGATTTCCATATTATTTGGCCTCTGCCTGGCCCTTATCGGCTCAATTATCGGAATTACAGTCGGCGCGACTCAAGGTTTCTATGGAGGATGGATAGATATCCTCGGTCAGCGTTTTCTTGAAATCTGGTCAGGCCTCCCGGTTCTTTTTCTGCTCATAATTCTTTCAAGTTTTGTAGAACCCAACTTCTGGTGGCTGCTGGGCATAATGCTGCTGTTTAGCTGGATGACTCTGGTGGACCTGGTGCGGGCTGAATTCTTGCGCGGCCGCAATCTGGAGTATGTTCGCGCTGCTCGCGCCTTGGGCCTGGGCAATGCGGCTATCATGGCCAAGCATATCCTGCCAAACGCCATGATCGCGACCATGACCTTTTTGCCTTTTATCCTCAACGGCGCCATCATCACCTTAACCTCTCTGGATTTTCTCGGTTTTGGTTTACCGGCCGGTTCGCCTTCGCTCGGTGAAATACTGGCGCAAGGCAAGGCGAACTTGCACGCTCCCTGGATCGGCATTTCGGCCTTTGTCGTCCTGTCAATCATGCTGATCCTCCTGGTGTTTATCGGGGAGGCGGTCCGCGACGCTTTTGACCCCAGGCTGTATGCGGAACACTAGGCAAGATATATGCGCGAGGCGCTACTAAAAATAAAGGACCTATCCGTTGACTTCCATACCGCGGGGAAGGTGGTGCATGCGGTCAAAAATGTTTCCCTGGAAATTGCCAAGGGGGAGACGCTGGCCCTGGTCGGAGAAAGCGGTTCCGGGAAATCGGTCACGGCCCTCTCCATTTTGCGTTTACTGCCTTATCCCGTGGCGTATCATCCGTCTGGCAGCATCCTCTTTGACGGAAAGGAAACGCTTGAGGCCTCCAACCAGGAATTGCGCTCCCTGCGCGGCCACCGAGTGGGGATGATATTCCAGGAGCCTATGACCTCACTCAATCCTTTGC
This genomic stretch from Deltaproteobacteria bacterium harbors:
- a CDS encoding ABC transporter substrate-binding protein, which gives rise to MKARTRRLLVIFIFFLIFIPGHSQAAQDVTITHALAMSGTPRYPAGFTHFDYVNPHAPKGGSARLSAVGTFDSFNPFIAKGVSVSGNLLIYDSLTVASSDEPFTQYGLIAEKIEIPGDRSWVIYHINPQARFHDGKPITAHDVVFTFNVLMSKGSPLYKKYYADVEKVKALDKLRVKFHLGQKPNPELALILGQINVLPKHYWENRDFSKTTLDIPLGSGPYKISKFKPGHSVTYERVKDYWAKNHPVNKGRFNFNTITIDYYRDATVALHAFKSGEYDFRLENIAKNWATAYTGPAVDNGLIIKEEIKHEQNQGMQCFVFNTRRSFFKDRKVRQALAYAFDFEWSNKTFFYNQYRRSASFFSNSELASSGLPSPEELAILEPFRGRLPQEVFTKEYIPPKTEGSGDIRGNLRQAVRLLKEAGWVIKKKKLTNIQTGRILKFEILLISPSFERIVLPFRKNLSRLGIVTTSRVVDTSQYINRLNEFDFDMIVFSFGQSLSPGNEQRYFWHSSSADIPGSRNYIGLKNPVVDALVDLIIQAPSRKDLVNRTKALDRVLLWGHYVIPQWHLNYFRVAYWNKFSHPQKTPKYDLDFYSWWINPQKKKVSLR
- a CDS encoding microcin C ABC transporter permease YejB, which encodes MIAYIIRRLLLIIPTLLGIMTINFIVIQAAPGGPVEQMIARIQGEDVRATERFAGSTRGETLKTESSLSSKSRYRGAQGLAPELIKEIEQLYGFDKPTHIRFFTMLVNYMKFDFGESFFRNQKVISLIISKMPVSISLGIWSTLLIYTISIPLGVRKAVKHGTHFDVWTSTAVIVGNAIPVFLFAIMLIVFFSGGSYFDWFPLRGLTSDNFDSLSLMGKIADYFWHLTLPITAMVIGGFATLTILTKNSFLDEIGKQYVITARAKGLTEKRVLYGHVFRNAMLIIIAGFPSAFISMFFTGSLLIEVIFSLDGLGLLGFESTINRDYPVMFATLYIFTLIGLLMKLISDITYTVVDPRIDFESRN
- a CDS encoding ABC transporter permease — encoded protein: MNTQKRFQLNPINRRRWLNFKANRRGHFSLWIFLFLFIFCLFAEFIANDKPLIIYYDSKIFLPVFIEYPETVFGGEFETEADYRDPFVLDLIREKGWAVWPLIRYSYDTINYNLPVAAPAPPSAENWLGTDDQGRDIVARLIYGFRISILFGLCLALIGSIIGITVGATQGFYGGWIDILGQRFLEIWSGLPVLFLLIILSSFVEPNFWWLLGIMLLFSWMTLVDLVRAEFLRGRNLEYVRAARALGLGNAAIMAKHILPNAMIATMTFLPFILNGAIITLTSLDFLGFGLPAGSPSLGEILAQGKANLHAPWIGISAFVVLSIMLILLVFIGEAVRDAFDPRLYAEH